The Helicobacter fennelliae nucleotide sequence AGCTTTTACCGATGATTTTAGGCAAAAAAGCGACCAAAAATTTACATAGAGGAGAGCCATTGTGTGAGGGTGATTTTGAATAGAATCTATTTTGCATAGAATCTAGGATTCTAAAAGTGGGTTCTTATAGATTGCCACGCAAGGATAAACCTTGCTCGCAATGACAAGCCTGCCCAATCAATTGCGAGGACGATAGGACGAAGCAATCTAGTCAAAATAGATTGCCACAGCCCTAAAGGGCTTCGCAATGACAAAAAAAATGATAGATTCTAGATTCTAGAGTTTTGGCAGATTTTGCGGATTACTTCGGCTCACTTTCTATTGCGATAGAACGAATCATTAAAATTAGGCTCATTTAATTCTTAGCCTTTACCTTATCATTTTTCTTATCATCAAGTGCCACTTTGATAGCCATTGCAGGAACAAACAATAAACCAAAAGCAATAATGCCAAGTGCAAGATTTTCAATCATTCTAAGCCCTCTAAGATATAGCCTTAACAGTGTAAAGAGCCAAAGCACAAAAAGCCACTATTGCAAAGGTTGCTATGATTAACCCAATCATTCTAAATCCTCCAATTCATCAAACTTTTGAATGAGATAGCGTATTAAAAAATAAAAGAAAAATACTATTACAGCGATTCCAATCACAGAAGCCACTGCTTGAAATTTATTGAGTGTGTCAATACGAATTACCACAAATGCAAAGATTCCAAACAATGCTGTTAAAAAAGCAAATATTAAGCCCTTAACAATGTCAAGTGTAAATTTAATACGCTCTTTTTTGCCCATAGCCTGATTATAGTAAAAAACATATCCAAAAGAATATAAAGATATATAATTTACTCAAAATCCTAGAATTTCTTTACGCTCTCTTGCGTTTGCATAGAGTCCTAGATTCTATGTCGCCCTTGTTGTCATCACTTAAGCTTTCACAGAAAGTGAAGAATCCAGAAAAATAAAGTCTGGATTGCTTCGGCTTCATGTCTCGCAATGACAAGCCTGCCCAATCAATTGCGAGGACGATAGGACGAAGCAATCTAGTCAAATTGGGTTGCCACAGCCCTAATGGGCTTTGTGATGACGACAAACACGACAGATTCTACTAGATTCTATACAAACACAATGTGGCACATAAACTCAAGAATCCAAATACCGCTCATCGCAAAAACTATTAATATGAATATTTTTAAACGCGTTTTGAAGCGATTTGAAAAACAATGGATTCTGCGATTCTAATGTGGCGAGAATCTCTTTTGTATTTGCCCGAGCCTTTGGACGCTTATCATCTGGAAGCCAATTAATAGGGCAATTACAATCAGGTGCTATATAGATGTTATTGCTTGATATAAAATCTATAATCTGCCTCTCGCGCACAAAAATTAATGGACGAATCACATACAAGCCATTTTGGGCTTTGTAAATCGGCGGCATTGAGCGCAAAGAGCCATTATAAGTGAGATTCATAAAAAAACTTTCAGTCGCATCGTCTAAATGATGAGCAAGCGCGAGTTTATTAAACCCGCCTTCTAACGCCTGTGAATACAGCGTCCCGCGCCTCATTCGCGAGCAAAAACTACAATAAATCGTGCCATCACGCTTGTTTTCTTCTAGAATCTTATAAATATCTGTCCGCAATAATTCATACGGAATGTCGTTTTTTTGGCAATATTCAATGATGTATTCATACTCGCCTCCGCGACCATAATCAACCGTGAGTGCTTTGAATTCAAAATCAAATGGCGCATGCTTTTTCATATACGCAAAAATCGTCGCAAGCATCATAGAATCTTTTCCGCCACTAAGCCCCAAAAGCACTCTATCGCCCTCTTTGATGAGATTGTATTTTGCGTTGGTTCTGCCAACGATATTTAGGATTTTTTTGCTGATTGTGATATGTTGCATTGTGCTAACCTAAATGTGTGGATTTTGAGTGTGGATTTTAGATGGAGAGATTTTGATCGTCTCGACAAGCTTAATGGCTTCATCAGTTTTAAGCAAATCACTATCGTATTTAAAAATAATAACGCCCTCCGTGTGATTGATATAGCATTCAATCACACCTTGCTGGTTTTGGATTTGGGCAAGTTTGTTTGTATCGTATTGTGCGATTGAGAGGTAGAGATTTTTTTGCTTTGTGGGGTTGTTTAAAGCCCAAATACACAAAAGCCACAATACACAGACAAAACACACGCTCAACGCAATATAAAAAATATCAACTCTGCCATACGCGATCCCTCCAAGCACACCGCCTACAAACGATCCCAAATACGAATATGTCGTAAAAATACTTAAAGCCGAACCTCTAAGGTTGATTTTGGCGTATTTGCTTGTCAGAGACTGCATAATAGGCTCAAGCGTGGCAAATCCGATAAAAAACAAAATAATCCCTGCTACAAAAATATATAAATGGCTTTTCGCGCCAAAGCCTATCAGCCCAAATGCACCGATAAATAGCACAATCCCATAACTCATCACAAATCTTGCTTTGCTGTATTTTTCAGCCAAAATACTTGCAGGTGCGAGGGCTAAAATCCCCAAAAATGCGCCCGGAATGTAGATTTTCCATAAATCATCTTCTTTGAGTCCCAAATCATTGACAAACAAAAGCGGAATCAGCACAAAAATAAAAGTCATAAATGTTTTTTCCAAAAACGAGCTAAGATTCATAATCACAAGATTTTTATTTTTCAAAACCTCTCTCCATGCCTGCTGTTGTGTGGATTCTTCAAAAGAATACGAGATTTTAGGTGTGCTTGGCACTTTCACCCACAAAAGAACGATAGAAAATAAGCTCAAAAACGCCGTAATAGCAAACAACCAATCCACACCAAAATGCACGCCGACAATAGGACCTAGTAGCATACCTATCGTAAAAGAAGCAAAAATCCCGCCGCCCATTATCGCCATAGCTTTTGTGCGCTTTTCTTCACGCACAAAATCCGAAATCTGCGCACTTACAATCCCGCCAATAGCACCTGCTCCTTGTATCAATCGCCCGATAATAAGCGTGATAATATCATGTGCCATAGCGCAAATAGTCGAACCAATCATAAAAACAAATAGCCCAAAAATCACGACTTTTTTGCGATCGATTTTATCACTTAGGATTCCAAGTGGTGTTTGGAATATAATTTGCGTAAGATATGCCCCACCTACTGCAAGCCCAAGCAAAAAAGTAGATGAATGAAAACTCTGTGCATACAGAGAAATCACAGGAAGAACACAAAAAAGTCCCAAAAACCTTAAACTCATCACAAGTGTGAGAGGCAAAACTGCTTTTAACATTCATATTCCTTTATTTTATGGGTTTAGAATGTGTTATTATATACAAAAAAATACACAATAAATCGGAGCGTTTGAGAATGTTAAAAATTCTTATTGCAAGCAATAATGAAGGCAAAATCAAAGAAATTCGAGAGATTTTTAAAGAAATCGCGCAAATCCAAAGCCAAAAAGAAGCGGGCATTGATATAGAGCCAAAAGAAACTGGCAAAAGCTTTCAAGAAAATGCCCTCATCAAAGCTTACGCTGTATTTGAAAAACTACAAGATAAGGCACTCAAAAATGAGTGGCTAAAAGATTGTGATGAGATTTTGGTATTGGCTGATGATAGCGGAATCTGTGTGGATATACTTCATGGAGAGCCGGGCATAAAAAGTGCGCGCTATGCAAATACAAGTGATAATGATACAAATTCAAGTGATGAGCAAAATCGCTTAAAACTCATAAGCGAACTACAAAAGCACAAAGTGCGAGAATCTAGCGCGAGATTTGTCGCTTGCGTGGCGATCATAGGCAAAATAATAGGCAAAGTAAAAGTCGGGGCAAAAAGCCATGTAAAGAGCAATGCAAAAAGCCACGATAAAGATAAAAGTAGCGAAAGCAAAATGATTGAGTTTTGCGGGTTTGGAGAATGTGAGGGCAAAGTCATCACGCAGCAAAGGGGCGATAATGGGTTTGGCTATGATTGTATGTTTGTGCCAGATGGGTTTGACAAAACTCTAGCAGAGCTTGAGCCTCAAGTCAAAAACACAATCTCTCATCGCAAAAAAGCCCTAGAACAAGTAAGAGAATATATATCTGAGCATAAAAAGTCATAAAAGGAGCAAAAATGATAAAAACAATATGGCAGCATTCTACATTGCGATATGCGCTTGTCGGAGCGATAAATACGCTTGTGTCGTGGTGTGTGATGTTTGGACTAATGTTTATTGGCGTGATGCCTGAGATTGCTAATTTTGCGGGCTGGGTTGTTGGGTTTTTGAACTCTTATATCTTGAATAAAAAATTCACCTTTCAATCAAAAAATTCACACACAAAAGATATGGTGCGATTTGGCGTGGCTATGGGGATCGCCTATGGTGTAAATCTACTTACACTTATCATCAGCCACAGAATGCTTGGAATCAATGAATACATTGCTCAAATCATCGCTGCTGTGTCTTATACGATCACAGGCTATATCGTGAGTAAATTCTGGGCTTTCAAACAAGATCCCAAGTAAGATTCTAAGTCGTTAGATTCATAAGAATCTTATGCCCTCACAGACGCAACTTCCCAAAGCTACATACAAATCCCAAAAGGCGCACGAGATTTTGCCATCTAAAGGCATACAGAAGCGAGAGTGCTGTCGCCTTCAAATAAGGCGCGATATCACAATTTTTCTCAAAGCCAAACTCTCGCAAAAATAGCATTGAGTGATAGACCTCACAAAGTGTGTATTGCCTACTTTCAATCATCAATGTCGAAGCGACTTTGCGCTGATAGGCTGAGATAAGCGCAGAATGCGCAGGATATAGAGTTTTTAGATTCTGTGTGATTTGCAAAAGATATGTGATTTGCTGCTGGATTCTATGGAAATTTGCAAGGCTTTTGTCTTTGGTGATAGAGCTTGGATTATCACAATAAAAATATATACATTGCTTGCTGCCGACATAGCTTTGGGCGTGCAGACTTGCTACAAGCACCAAAAGCCCATCTTCTAGCATTAAAAGCCTCTGATTGATAAAGCTTAGATTCTCTAGTGCCTCGCGCAAAATCGATGTTTTGATGATTTTATCACAAAGACCCTGAGTATTATTTCCTGCGCTAAGAAAATAGCGCATTTTATCATGGCTTAAAATGCCTTTATGCACGATTGGCTTAATGCGTTTGAAGCTTTTTGGCATATAGTCAATGCCAAATTGCGCCATATCGGTTTTGTGGTACGTGATGAGAACGTAAGCACTCTGGCATGCATCAAGCGCGAAATAATCATCAGGATCGGCAAACATACAAAACTCCGCTTTTGCTTGGAGTATGCCTGCTTTCCTTGCGCCAAAAGTGCCGAGATTTTTTGGATTTTGGATAATTTTTATTCTTTTGTCTTTGCTCGCGTAATCTTTGGCGATTTGTATAGAATCATCACTTCCACAATCATCAATAATGAGAATCTCAATATCGCGTAATGTTTGATTAATGCACGACTCTAAACATCGCGCGATGTAAGATTCTACATTAAAAGTCGGAATGATGATGGAGATAAGAGGCATTAGGCTGCCTCTTTTAGCATAGGATTAGATATATAAGGATTTTGTGTTTGATTTTTTTGGTAAGTGTGATAGAGGAAAAGCTTAACTATGAGGTAATATTTTGCCCCCCCCCCCCCCGCAAAGATATGCTCTAAAATGATTTGTGTGATTTTTTCGCTTGCTTTACCATCTCCATAAGGATTTTGTGCGCTTGCCATTTTGTTATACGCTTCTTTGTTTTCAAGTAAAAATTTTGTTTGGGTGTAGATGTCATTTGCATTTGTGCCAATGAGTTTTAATGTGCCAGATTCTACGCCCTCTGTTCGCTCGGTTTTTTCTCGTAGCACAAGCACGGGCTTATTGAGGCTTGGTGCTTCTTCTTGTATGCCACCACTATCAGTGAGGATCAAAGTGGCGTGGTTTAGGAGATTATGAAAAGTAAAAACATCAAGCGGAGGGATAACCTTAAGCCTTGTAGAATCTTTTAAGCATTCTTTGATTGTCGTTTGTATAAAAGGATTTGGGTGGATTGGATAGATGACCTTAATATTAGGGACAGAATCTAAAAGCATGGCTATGGCTTTAAAAATATTTTTAAGATTCTCGCCTAGATTCTCTCTTCTATGTGCTGTAAGCACGATAAGCTTATCATTTCCTACCCATTCAAGCAAAGGAGAAGAAAAATCTTTTGAGATCATCGTATGAAGTGCATCTATGGCGGTATTACCCACGACAAAAATAGAATCTGGATTTTTATTTTCTTTTATGAGATTTGCTTTGGCTTGCGCGGTAGGAGCAAAATGTAGTGCTACGCTTAAGGCTATGGCTTGGCGATTGTATTCTTCGGGGAATGGAGCTTGGAGATTATAAGTGCGTAACCCCGCCTCAACATGCGTAAGCGGAATATGATGATAAAAACAGCTAAGAGATGTGGCAAATGCTGATTGGGTATCACCATGGACGCATACCATATTTGGACGCAAAATCTCTAAATATGGCTTTAGGGCAGTAAGAATTGCGATATTGATATATTCAAGGCTCTGGGCTGGCTTTGCGATGTTTAGATTTATGTCGGCTTTGAGACCAAAACGCTCCAAAATTGGTAATGGCATATCTTTATGCTGTCCGCTCAATACGATGAGCGTGTAGATATTTGTGTGTTTTTTGAGCTCTTTTGCAAGCGGAGACATTTTTATGGCTTCTGGTCGCGTGCCAAAGATAAGCATGATAAGCGGTTTGCGTTTGATTTTTGGGCAAAGATTTACATAAAGTTGAGTAAGTTTATCGCCCATAATTTCCCAACCATAACGTTCCATATAAAGTTGCAATCGCTTTTGTTGTTTTTGTTTAGAATCGCCCTCATAGGCTTTATATATGGCTTGAGAGAGATTACTTTGAGAAAATTCAATCACTTCCCCTATATTGTTAGATTCTACAATTTCGCTCATGCCTGTGTTTTTTATCATAATCACTGGCTTTTGAAGCATAAGAGATTCATAAAATTTATTTGGTGCGGCAAAAAAGTGGTTTCTATTTTCTGGCGCATACAATGCCGTCATCACATCACATTGAGCTTCAAGCTCTAAGGTTTGCTCGTATGGAATCTTTCCATAAAAATAAATATTTGGATATTTTGAAGCAAAAGATTGCACTAGCGATTCTAAGATTCCATAACCACCGATATGAAGCTCTAGATTTGTATCATTTGCTACGATTTCTAGCAAATCCTCCAAATACCGCTCTTTTGCAAGCACACCAACATAAGCAATCTTGATAATTTTTGAATGCTTTAAAAGACTTCTGGATTCTGCATTTTGCAAGGTAAAATCGTAGTGTGGCTTAAAAAAATATGGAGCATTGTGGATAACTTCAAGAGTTTTTGGCTTGGCTGGGGCGATTTGGTGAATGCGCTCATCTGAGCAAATAATACACGCATCACTCTTTTCTATCATGAGCGTATCAAGCTTTTTGATAAAGGGCTTTAGCAATCGTGGGACATTATATGAATCCACATAATAATCAAAAATATCATAAATAAGCGTTTTGTTAAAGCATTTAGCAATCAAAAACGCAGGCAAAATCGTATCAAAATCGCAAGCATGGATACAATCAATCTGCTTTCTGTGTCTTAGCAAAAAACACAATGATTGTATTTGGAATCTCAAAAGCGGAAAGAGATTTTTAAGTCCTACGCTGTATTGAGCCTTAATCCCCAATCTATAAATAGTAACAGCATGACTTTTTATGCGTGTGATTTGGGTTGTATTATGGGTATTGTCTCTATCCCAAGCCAAAATTGAAATCTTTGTATGCAACGAGCTAAGAGAAGCGACTTCTTTTTGCACTCGTATGTCAGGATTACATGGATTAGAGCGGATAAAAAGAATACGCAATGGTGTAAGATTTTTTAGATTCTCATTCTCCCAAATGTGATGAGATAGGCTAGAATCCTCACATAAGTTTGCCATTTGCGATGATATTTTAAAGAATCTAGACAAGCGCGTAAATACGAAGGAGCATATTTTAAGCATCTAAATTTGCCCCCCCCCCCCGACACTATCGGCATTATAAGCATTCATATCATCATAGCGATATTCCAAAGCACATACACTTTTAAGAATATTGATTGTTTGCGTTTGGGCGGGTTTGAAATACGCATTAGAGCGTACTTGTGACACAGAATCTAACCTTTGCAATTCAGCAATAATATGCTTTATATCACTTACTTTTTTATCTCGAGTGATCGGATCAGTTTTGCGCGTGATAGAAGAGGCAGAATGACAATACACATACAGCTTATCTTTTATGCCTATACTACTTTTTGCTAAGGCACAAATATAAAAACAATGCAACACATCTTCTGCCATTTTTAAGTGCGTATCTTCGCCCATATGTGCCACGATAATTTCTCGTGCGCTTTTAATGCGCGAAGCTTTATAAAGCTTCGCGCATATGTGCCACGGCGGGGTGGCACAATGGGCGAAAACTCTATGCAACACTTCATCTCCGCGCAAAGTTTGAGTAATCACAGGAGGGCTTACGCGTATAAATGTAGATGGATAAAAACGCATACCAAAATGAACAATATCTACATCATTTTCACGATCATTGTTTGTATTATTTTGACGATATGCTAATACTTGTTGATAAGATTTCTCACAAGCTCTTAAATCCAAATAATCATCAGCATCTAAAAACAATACATATTCTCCATTTGCATACCTAATCCCTTCCATACGCGTCCAAAAAGTGCCGAGATTTTTTGGATTCTGGATAATTTTTATTCTTTTGTCTTTGCTCGCGTAATTTTTGGCGATTTGTATAGAATCATCACTTCCACAATCATCAATAATGAGAATCTCAATATCGCGTAATGTTTGATTAATGCACGACTCTAAACATCGCGCGATGTAAGATTCTGCATTGAAAGTCGGAATGATGATGGAGATAAGCGGTGCGTGCATAAATCCTTAGCCTTGTATTTATTGAGTTGATTTATTGTGAAAGTTAGATTCTACTTTTTAAATACTTTAAAAACACTAAATTGCGTTTGATTTGGCTTTGTATCGACTCTGAATCGCTAAGGATAATTTTTTTGGCAAAATCCGCTTGATAGTGTATTTTATAAACATTATGCAGTATTTAATCCCAAATGAAATGAAGTAAAATCGATTATATTTTTGCCCGATTGCAAGCTCTTCTTTGAAAAATCTCCAACTTGGTGTAGATGAGATCCCATAAGCATTATAAATGCTTATCACAAGCCCACAATCCCAGAATCTCGCGCCATCATTATAAATCTTGGTGAAAAAGTCATTATCCGCGCAGATACGAAAGCGCGTATCAAATTTGTGCTTTTTGAGTAGCTCTGTGCGCACAAATACGCTTTGATGACAAAAAGGCATACGATATTTTGGGTTGGTTTTTGTATCTGGAATCTTAAAATGCGTCTCATCAAGCCAAAATATCGTATTTCCATAAATTGCAGCAATATTTTGCATATTTACCCCCTAAAAATCTAAAAATGCAAGTATAGCACAACTTCATCTATCGCTTCTCATCACTTGCGCTTAATCCAAATGCTTCCACCTGTATTTTTGAGACTCAATGGCAATGCTTTTTGCATTTCTTTAGGATATAAAAAATGCAAACAGGTATTAAAAAACACAATTTCAAATGCAGTATTAAACTCTAAAAATGCTCGCAACATATAAGCTTCATTCCATGATCTTTTTTCTTTTAACCATTCTGCAGGATAGCTAAATGGATAGAAAATATCATGAAAATGTATATGAACTCCACTTTTAAGGCGAGGTAAAATTTCAAAAAATATCTTATTGACATCAGAATTGATTTTGCTAACATGTGTAGAATCTACAAATACAATATCATTAGATTCTAGATTTTCAAACAAACCAAGATCAATTTCTTGCAGACGTTTTTCATAAAGATCAATGCGAGTCAAATCATCAGCATAAAGTAAAGATCGAAGAAGTTTAGGATATGGCTCTATATGTGTGATTGCAATGAGGTTAGATTTGCCCCCCCCCCCCCGCCAAAGAACAAATCATTTACATCATGCATCAAACAAGAGCTAAATCCACTTCCAATTTCAATAATTCGTTTTGGACGAAGATAGCGAATCATAGAATACAAACATATCCCATCACTATGACAATATGATTGGTTATTGAAGTAATAGCGCAAGTCTGATTGCTTTTCTTCACTAAATGGAAGTTCTTTGTAAAAACGCTCAAATATTTGCAGCATTTCAAGTTGCGTATGAAGATTAAGATTAATACCAAGCAAATCGTTTGGATTTGTTTTAAGATTTGCGATGCCCTCATTAATCTCAAAATCATTAGCTATAGGCGAATAAAAATGCCCACTTGGCACAAAATCAATCTGCCCTGCAATTTGTTGAAATTTACGATACAAAGGACGTAGCTTATCTTTTATGTGTGTTTTTATTGTTTTCATTGTAGCTCCTTTAGGTAGTTTTTGCGCCAAAAATCACTCGCGCGCGATTGCGGAATGACTTGGGAATAGCATTGCGGATACACACACGAGGAATGACCCAAAAAATATATTTCAACGCATAAAAAAACGGAAAAAATTTATTGTATTTGTAGCCGATTTTGCAATCCTCTTTAAACATGAGAAATGAAAGATTTGAAGAGATTCCCTCGACATTAAAGCTCGCTATGATGATCTCAAAATGCTTAAATATCGCGCCATTATTGTAAGCTTTGGCAAAAAAATCCGTATCTCCGGCGATTTTAAAGCTTGTGTCGTATTTGTGATGCTTCATCAAAGCAGAATCTATAAAAGCACTTTGATGTATAAAATGATGTCGGTATTTGTGTGATGTCGTCGTGGAGCGCAGAATCTTGAAATGCTTAGGGCTATAAACAATAAAACTATCGCCATAAATAATACTAGCTGCCCCCCCCCCACTAATATAAGCATTATAAGCACTAAAAAGCTGTGATATAGAATCATTTGCATAGAATCTATCGCCACTATTCATAAAGTTGCACCACTCCCCGCTTGCAAGATCTATACCCTTATTCATAGCATCATAG carries:
- a CDS encoding glycosyltransferase family 2 protein yields the protein MHAPLISIIIPTFNAESYIARCLESCINQTLRDIEILIIDDCGSDDSIQIAKNYASKDKRIKIIQNPKNLGTFWTRMEGIRYANGEYVLFLDADDYLDLRACEKSYQQVLAYRQNNTNNDRENDVDIVHFGMRFYPSTFIRVSPPVITQTLRGDEVLHRVFAHCATPPWHICAKLYKASRIKSAREIIVAHMGEDTHLKMAEDVLHCFYICALAKSSIGIKDKLYVYCHSASSITRKTDPITRDKKVSDIKHIIAELQRLDSVSQVRSNAYFKPAQTQTINILKSVCALEYRYDDMNAYNADSVGGGGQI
- a CDS encoding non-canonical purine NTP pyrophosphatase, whose protein sequence is MLKILIASNNEGKIKEIREIFKEIAQIQSQKEAGIDIEPKETGKSFQENALIKAYAVFEKLQDKALKNEWLKDCDEILVLADDSGICVDILHGEPGIKSARYANTSDNDTNSSDEQNRLKLISELQKHKVRESSARFVACVAIIGKIIGKVKVGAKSHVKSNAKSHDKDKSSESKMIEFCGFGECEGKVITQQRGDNGFGYDCMFVPDGFDKTLAELEPQVKNTISHRKKALEQVREYISEHKKS
- a CDS encoding glycosyl transferase family 2, which encodes MQNIAAIYGNTIFWLDETHFKIPDTKTNPKYRMPFCHQSVFVRTELLKKHKFDTRFRICADNDFFTKIYNDGARFWDCGLVISIYNAYGISSTPSWRFFKEELAIGQKYNRFYFISFGIKYCIMFIKYTIKRILPKKLSLAIQSRYKAKSNAI
- a CDS encoding class I SAM-dependent methyltransferase, which translates into the protein MTRIDLYEKRLQEIDLGLFENLESNDIVFVDSTHVSKINSDVNKIFFEILPRLKSGVHIHFHDIFYPFSYPAEWLKEKRSWNEAYMLRAFLEFNTAFEIVFFNTCLHFLYPKEMQKALPLSLKNTGGSIWIKRK
- a CDS encoding glycosyltransferase, producing the protein MHFPLVSIVTIVYNDITNIAQTMDSVISQDYPSIEYILIDGASSDGTKELIESKISSCATIKKKEQTDSRLYIEALYTQTPHQQTHQQILHQQTFSLQTSSQAPSIAKASHTQEPQKTITFKFLSQKDSGIYDAMNKGIDLASGEWCNFMNSGDRFYANDSISQLFSAYNAYISGGGAASIIYGDSFIVYSPKHFKILRSTTTSHKYRHHFIHQSAFIDSALMKHHKYDTSFKIAGDTDFFAKAYNNGAIFKHFEIIIASFNVEGISSNLSFLMFKEDCKIGYKYNKFFPFFYALKYIFWVIPRVCIRNAIPKSFRNRARVIFGAKTT
- a CDS encoding tRNA 2-thiocytidine biosynthesis TtcA family protein, whose product is MQHITISKKILNIVGRTNAKYNLIKEGDRVLLGLSGGKDSMMLATIFAYMKKHAPFDFEFKALTVDYGRGGEYEYIIEYCQKNDIPYELLRTDIYKILEENKRDGTIYCSFCSRMRRGTLYSQALEGGFNKLALAHHLDDATESFFMNLTYNGSLRSMPPIYKAQNGLYVIRPLIFVRERQIIDFISSNNIYIAPDCNCPINWLPDDKRPKARANTKEILATLESQNPLFFKSLQNAFKNIHINSFCDERYLDS
- a CDS encoding MFS transporter yields the protein MLKAVLPLTLVMSLRFLGLFCVLPVISLYAQSFHSSTFLLGLAVGGAYLTQIIFQTPLGILSDKIDRKKVVIFGLFVFMIGSTICAMAHDIITLIIGRLIQGAGAIGGIVSAQISDFVREEKRTKAMAIMGGGIFASFTIGMLLGPIVGVHFGVDWLFAITAFLSLFSIVLLWVKVPSTPKISYSFEESTQQQAWREVLKNKNLVIMNLSSFLEKTFMTFIFVLIPLLFVNDLGLKEDDLWKIYIPGAFLGILALAPASILAEKYSKARFVMSYGIVLFIGAFGLIGFGAKSHLYIFVAGIILFFIGFATLEPIMQSLTSKYAKINLRGSALSIFTTYSYLGSFVGGVLGGIAYGRVDIFYIALSVCFVCVLWLLCIWALNNPTKQKNLYLSIAQYDTNKLAQIQNQQGVIECYINHTEGVIIFKYDSDLLKTDEAIKLVETIKISPSKIHTQNPHI
- a CDS encoding glycosyltransferase family 2 protein — translated: MPLISIIIPTFNVESYIARCLESCINQTLRDIEILIIDDCGSDDSIQIAKDYASKDKRIKIIQNPKNLGTFGARKAGILQAKAEFCMFADPDDYFALDACQSAYVLITYHKTDMAQFGIDYMPKSFKRIKPIVHKGILSHDKMRYFLSAGNNTQGLCDKIIKTSILREALENLSFINQRLLMLEDGLLVLVASLHAQSYVGSKQCIYFYCDNPSSITKDKSLANFHRIQQQITYLLQITQNLKTLYPAHSALISAYQRKVASTLMIESRQYTLCEVYHSMLFLREFGFEKNCDIAPYLKATALSLLYAFRWQNLVRLLGFVCSFGKLRL
- a CDS encoding GtrA family protein, encoding MIKTIWQHSTLRYALVGAINTLVSWCVMFGLMFIGVMPEIANFAGWVVGFLNSYILNKKFTFQSKNSHTKDMVRFGVAMGIAYGVNLLTLIISHRMLGINEYIAQIIAAVSYTITGYIVSKFWAFKQDPK
- the wecB gene encoding non-hydrolyzing UDP-N-acetylglucosamine 2-epimerase — encoded protein: MANLCEDSSLSHHIWENENLKNLTPLRILFIRSNPCNPDIRVQKEVASLSSLHTKISILAWDRDNTHNTTQITRIKSHAVTIYRLGIKAQYSVGLKNLFPLLRFQIQSLCFLLRHRKQIDCIHACDFDTILPAFLIAKCFNKTLIYDIFDYYVDSYNVPRLLKPFIKKLDTLMIEKSDACIICSDERIHQIAPAKPKTLEVIHNAPYFFKPHYDFTLQNAESRSLLKHSKIIKIAYVGVLAKERYLEDLLEIVANDTNLELHIGGYGILESLVQSFASKYPNIYFYGKIPYEQTLELEAQCDVMTALYAPENRNHFFAAPNKFYESLMLQKPVIMIKNTGMSEIVESNNIGEVIEFSQSNLSQAIYKAYEGDSKQKQQKRLQLYMERYGWEIMGDKLTQLYVNLCPKIKRKPLIMLIFGTRPEAIKMSPLAKELKKHTNIYTLIVLSGQHKDMPLPILERFGLKADINLNIAKPAQSLEYINIAILTALKPYLEILRPNMVCVHGDTQSAFATSLSCFYHHIPLTHVEAGLRTYNLQAPFPEEYNRQAIALSVALHFAPTAQAKANLIKENKNPDSIFVVGNTAIDALHTMISKDFSSPLLEWVGNDKLIVLTAHRRENLGENLKNIFKAIAMLLDSVPNIKVIYPIHPNPFIQTTIKECLKDSTRLKVIPPLDVFTFHNLLNHATLILTDSGGIQEEAPSLNKPVLVLREKTERTEGVESGTLKLIGTNANDIYTQTKFLLENKEAYNKMASAQNPYGDGKASEKITQIILEHIFAGGGGAKYYLIVKLFLYHTYQKNQTQNPYISNPMLKEAA